CAAAAGCCTCGTCACGACCTACGCCGAGGGCAGCGAATCCCAGCTCGCCGCCGAGGTTTCGCGCCGCGCCGAGCCGACGCTGATCAGCTGGCAGCACGAGGAAATCCCGGCGCTGGCCGCCGCGTTCGGCGCGACCGCGCCGAAAAAGTGGCCGGACGACCGGTTCGACGTCGTCTGGGTGCTGACCCCGGTCGGGTCCGGCTGGGCACTCGCTCAAGTGCCGCAGCTGCTCCTGGCCGGGGACACCGCCGAGCCGATCACGTGACCGCCGACGTCACTGCCTCTCGTAAGGAATCTTCTCCCCCGCCTCCACCGCGAACGGCAGGTGATTCCCCTCCGGCGGCAACGGGCAGGTAGCGAAGTCCGTGAACGCGCACGGCAGATTCACCGCCCGGTTGAAGTCCAGCGTCACGGTCCCGTCCTCAGCAGCCTCCGCGACCGGCAGGGAACGGTTGGCCGCATAAGTGGTCACGCCGCTGGTCGCGTCAGTGAAGAGAATGCTGTACCCGCCGGTCTTGCCATTGAACGCAGTCAGCGTGTGCTCGACTCCGTCGCGTTCGAAGACGACCCGGCCCGGCGCCGTGTAGACATGCGACAGTCCTTCCACGACCGCACCCACCGTCGTCGGCCGCGGTTCGTCGAACGGCTCGAACCGGCCGGTCAGGACCCACGCCGGGTCGGGTTCGTACGCGGGAACCCCGTGGAAGTCGTGCAGCACCGGGG
The nucleotide sequence above comes from Amycolatopsis sp. AA4. Encoded proteins:
- a CDS encoding DUF1684 domain-containing protein, producing MAVEFAQAWQDWKAEREKTLADPYGWLALVSLDWLENEPRTYPGLPGRWWQDAEAAYVDPDGGELRHEGTLLTDVHRFELVNSGAGTRVTAGAVEIEIARRSGYLIRVHDPKAPVLHDFHGVPAYEPDPAWVLTGRFEPFDEPRPTTVGAVVEGLSHVYTAPGRVVFERDGVEHTLTAFNGKTGGYSILFTDATSGVTTYAANRSLPVAEAAEDGTVTLDFNRAVNLPCAFTDFATCPLPPEGNHLPFAVEAGEKIPYERQ